A genome region from Synergistaceae bacterium includes the following:
- a CDS encoding methyl-accepting chemotaxis protein: MKFKGIMSRIIVSVVPVIALSMVLFMLIINSLMKSQINAQVNNKIEESLEKLDLAIQKEFSQNAEIAKSFAVYAETSSLATFDRGEVKFFLMKSILLNKNTLGGGIWYEPYACYSNIETYGLYAYKDSSGKAVYEPNYENIVDFYKEEWYINGGKSKGDPIWSSVFYDPLTTATMITATVPFFDEAGKMRGVATSDMALTDIQKIVDGVSVGTTSKVFILGRAGEYITFYDDSRKIDDTITREQDANLAAFGNQALQTRKGIAMVETAGGSMRTFYSEIEATGWLLVLMVDNSEISHSIFSLVSRSAVVPLIGLLIATLFLFFVAVYLRRIAKKINRFAMVAAGGDFSKRIEITERDEFGDLEEHLNQMMEHVCSIYVESMETNDNIVDTAKHFSSLAQQTKNLVALVRVNVDEMGSSLNSLASTGEKVNIAANTVASGAQSAAEKGSDIAKQIDAAMKASENGMNAVRQVVKDIEKVAQDVSDSAHSIQELGTRTHQIQNFVAQISGIAAQTNLLALNAAIEASRSGEAGRGFAVVAEEVRKLAEDSDAAAKNIATLANTISKDLEKTVGVSKSNLDATQKVRDLSTETEEIIGNMITYLGSIAGATQDLAVVSEEQASSSGEIARAVHNIAQEVSTTAQAGENIHNSIGDVASSAESMAKGAENLSVLADGMKAIFDVFTIDAQGKEEKEREGKRRKGKRREGQDREG, encoded by the coding sequence ATGAAATTTAAAGGTATCATGTCACGTATTATCGTTTCGGTCGTTCCGGTCATCGCGCTTTCTATGGTTCTATTTATGCTGATAATAAACAGCCTAATGAAGTCGCAGATCAATGCCCAGGTAAACAACAAGATAGAAGAATCTCTGGAAAAACTGGACTTAGCGATTCAGAAAGAATTCTCTCAGAACGCGGAAATCGCTAAAAGCTTTGCGGTCTATGCGGAAACGAGTAGCCTCGCCACCTTTGACAGGGGCGAGGTGAAATTTTTTCTGATGAAATCAATCCTTCTAAACAAAAATACGTTAGGCGGCGGAATCTGGTATGAGCCTTACGCCTGCTACAGTAATATAGAAACCTATGGTCTCTACGCTTATAAAGATAGCAGCGGAAAGGCCGTTTACGAGCCGAATTATGAGAATATCGTCGATTTTTACAAGGAAGAGTGGTATATCAATGGTGGCAAATCGAAGGGAGATCCGATCTGGTCGAGTGTGTTCTACGACCCTTTGACGACAGCGACGATGATCACCGCGACGGTTCCGTTTTTCGACGAAGCGGGAAAAATGAGGGGTGTCGCGACAAGCGACATGGCTCTGACGGATATTCAAAAGATCGTGGATGGAGTTTCCGTGGGCACCACGAGTAAAGTTTTCATTCTGGGGAGAGCGGGCGAATATATCACCTTTTACGACGACAGCAGAAAAATCGACGACACCATCACCAGGGAACAAGACGCGAATCTCGCCGCGTTTGGAAATCAGGCATTGCAAACCAGGAAAGGGATCGCGATGGTAGAGACAGCCGGCGGTTCCATGCGCACGTTCTATAGCGAAATCGAGGCAACGGGCTGGCTATTGGTTCTCATGGTCGACAACAGCGAAATCTCCCACAGCATCTTTAGCCTTGTATCGAGAAGCGCTGTTGTTCCGCTTATCGGTCTTTTGATCGCGACGCTCTTTCTTTTCTTCGTCGCCGTCTACCTACGCAGAATCGCGAAAAAAATCAACCGCTTCGCGATGGTGGCCGCCGGGGGCGATTTTTCAAAAAGAATAGAGATAACAGAACGCGACGAATTTGGTGATCTGGAAGAACACCTCAACCAAATGATGGAACACGTGTGTTCCATATATGTGGAGTCGATGGAGACGAACGACAATATCGTCGATACCGCGAAGCACTTCTCGTCGTTGGCGCAGCAGACGAAGAACTTGGTCGCTCTTGTCCGCGTCAATGTGGACGAAATGGGATCAAGCCTTAACTCGCTCGCGTCAACTGGAGAGAAAGTCAATATCGCGGCCAACACGGTCGCGTCTGGAGCGCAGTCCGCGGCAGAAAAAGGCTCGGACATCGCAAAACAGATCGACGCGGCGATGAAAGCCAGTGAAAATGGAATGAACGCGGTGCGGCAGGTTGTCAAGGACATCGAAAAGGTCGCTCAGGACGTCTCTGACTCCGCCCACAGCATTCAAGAACTGGGGACAAGGACACATCAGATTCAGAATTTTGTAGCGCAAATCAGCGGTATCGCGGCTCAAACCAACCTTCTGGCGCTAAACGCGGCGATCGAGGCGTCTCGCTCCGGAGAAGCGGGACGTGGATTTGCCGTGGTTGCCGAGGAAGTTCGCAAGCTTGCAGAGGACAGCGACGCGGCGGCGAAAAACATCGCCACTCTGGCCAATACCATTTCGAAAGACCTCGAAAAAACGGTCGGCGTTTCCAAAAGCAATCTGGACGCGACGCAGAAAGTGAGAGACCTTTCCACCGAGACGGAAGAAATCATCGGCAACATGATCACCTATCTCGGAAGCATTGCCGGGGCTACGCAGGACCTGGCGGTCGTCTCCGAGGAACAAGCGTCGTCGAGCGGGGAAATCGCGAGAGCCGTGCACAATATTGCCCAAGAGGTTTCAACCACGGCTCAGGCAGGCGAAAATATCCACAACAGCATCGGAGACGTCGCGTCTTCCGCCGAATCCATGGCAAAAGGGGCAGAAAATCTCTCCGTCCTTGCCGACGGCATGAAAGCGATATTTGACGTCTTCACCATCGACGCTCAGGGGAAAGAAGAGAAGGAAAGAGAAGGAAAGAGAAGAAAAGGAAAGAGAAGGGAAGGGCAGGATAGGGAAGGTTAG